The following proteins are co-located in the Mus caroli chromosome 7, CAROLI_EIJ_v1.1, whole genome shotgun sequence genome:
- the LOC110298254 gene encoding kallikrein 1-related peptidase b8, translating into MWFLILFLALSLGGIDAVPPVQSRVVGGFNCEKNSQPWQVAVYYNKEHICGGVLLDRNWVLTAAHCYVEKFEVWLGKNKLFQEEPSAQHRLVSKSFPHPGFNMSLLMLQTIPPGADFSNDLMLLRLSKPADITDVVKPIALPTKESKLGSTCLASGWGSITPTKWQKPDDLQCVSIKLLPIETCIENHNVKVTDVMLCAGEMGGGKNICKGDSGGPLICDGVLQGITSIGPIPCGKPGVPAMYTNLIKFNSWIKDTMTKNS; encoded by the exons ATGCTGTACCTCCTGTCCAGTCTCGGGTGGTTGGAGGATTTAACTGTGAGAAGAATTCCCAACCCTGGCAGGTGGCTGTGTACTACAACAAGGAACACATTTGTGGGGGAGTCCTGTTGGACCGCAACTGGGTTCTTACAGCTGCCCACTGCTATGTCGA GAAGTTTGAGGTTTGGCTGGGCAAAAACAAGCTATTCCAAGAGGAACCCTCTGCTCAACACCGATTGGTCAGCAAAAGCTTCCCTCACCCTGGCTTCAACATGAGCCTCCTGATGCTTCAAACAATACCTCCTGGGGCTGACTTCAGCAATGACCTGATGCTGCTCCGCCTCAGCAAGCCTGCAGACATCACAGATGTTGTGAAGCCCATCGCCCTGCCCACAAAGGAGTCCAAGCTGGGGAGCACATGCCTAGCCTCAGGCTGGGGCAGCATTACACCCACCAAAT GGCAAAAGCCAGATGATCTCCAGTGTGTGTCCATCAAGCTCCTGCCTATTGAGACCTGTATAGAAAACCACAATGTGAAGGTGACAGATGTCATGCTGTGTGCAGGAGAGATGGGTGGAGGCAAAAACATTTGCAAG GGTGACTCCGGAGGCCCACTGATCTGTGATGGTGTTCTCCAAGGTATCACATCAATTGGCCCTATACCATGTGGTAAACCTGGTGTGCCAGCCATGTACACCAACCTTATTAAGTTCAACTCCTGGATAAAAGATACTATGACGAAAAATTCCTGA